In one Papio anubis isolate 15944 chromosome 11, Panubis1.0, whole genome shotgun sequence genomic region, the following are encoded:
- the FAM170B gene encoding protein FAM170B, with the protein MKRHFTDHRGEQSPTDGTTLNLTSPESTEESVEVFWPGTIQREGSSPRPRPAIPREEGLYFSARAQGMLVWSSSPSSESSEYQSYSQYQSCCSCMCDEDSAAPQSVCAFYTHVQTVQGVAVAWETETGFEPVSRKPRIHEAQFIKRQRRNGSSFEMASNTDLRWDLEACKSNCSPEPEDTELLECCLQELRSPPDWLVTTNYGLRCVACCRVFPSLDALLEHAQHGIREGFSCQIFFEEMLERRRAKGQAHDQQLEEEQSPSDNSECSRPQGEVLPAQQQEKQ; encoded by the exons ATGAAACGCCACTTCACGGACCACAGGGGAGAACAGTCACCCACCGATGGGACCACCCTCAACTTGACCAGCCCTGAGTCCACTGAGGAGAGTGTAGAAGTGTTCTGGCCAG GGACTATACAGAGAGAAGGGTCGTCCCCACGGCCACGGCCTGCCATTCCCCGGGAGGAGGGCCTCTACTTCTCTGCCAGGGCCCAGGGGATGCTGGTGTGGAGCAGCTCCCCATCCTCAGAGTCCTCCGAGTACCAGTCCTACTCCCAGTACCAGTCGTGCTGCTCCTGCATGTGCGACGAGGACAGCGCTGCTCCGCAGAGTGTGTGTGCCTTCTACACGCACGTGCAGACCGTGCAGGGTGTGGCGGTGGCCTGGGAGACCGAGACCGGCTTCGAGCCGGTCAGCCGGAAGCCCCGCATCCATGAAGCCCAGTTCATCAAGAGGCAGAGGCGGAATGGCTCCTCCTTCGAGATGGCTTCCAACACCGATCTGCGCTGGGACCTGGAAGCCTGCAAGAGCAACTGCAGCCCCGAGCCCGAGGACACAGAGCTGCTGGAATGCTGCCTGCAGGAGTTGCGGTCGCCCCCGGACTGGCTGGTCACCACCAACTACGGGCTGCGCTGCGTGGCCTGCTGCCGGGTCTTCCCCTCCCTGGACGCTCTGCTGGAGCACGCCCAGCATGGCATCCGGGAGGGCTTCAGCTGCCAGATCTTTTTTGAGGAGATGCTGGAGAGAAGGCGGGCTAAAGGCCAAGCACATGACCAACAGCTGGAGGAGGAGCAGAGTCCTTCAGACAACAGTGAATGTTCCCGGCCCCAGGGTGAGGTGCTCCCAGCACAGCAGCAGGAGAAGCAGTGA